The window GCGGCGAACGAGGAGCTGATCGAGTTCCTCTCCGATGAGCTTCGCATCCCCAAGTCCCGCATCTCGATCATCTCGGGCGAAAAATCCCGCGACAAGGTGGTCCTGATTCAGGGCATTAACACCATGAACCTGCTTAATAGTGTCGATCTCAAACACTATAAAGCAGGTTCGTTTAAATGATTATCCGACGTCCATCCTCCATCTATAGATTGGATAAAATTCTTTACTCCACATGGAGATAGACTAAAATGGGGTATCCAGACCACAGCCCCAGGTGGGGAGAAGATTCCTCGGAGGAGAGAGTTTCGATGCCGATCTACGAGTACTCGTGCAAATCCTGCGGCAACCACTTCGAGTGCATGCAGAAGATCTCGGAGCCCCCTATTGCCCCCTGCCCCAAGTGCGGCGACACGGCGGACCGGATCATCTCGATGACCGCCTTCTCGCTCAAGGGCGAGGGATGGTTCAAGGACGGGTACGCGAAGGGCAAGATCACTGAGAGTTCGAAGTCGAAGTCTGAAGGTTCGAAGACGGATACAACCAAAACAAAATGATCG is drawn from bacterium and contains these coding sequences:
- a CDS encoding DUF167 domain-containing protein, encoding MKIRERDNGVTIECRVTPRAGKSRIKGVRDGVLMVALAAAPVDGAANEELIEFLSDELRIPKSRISIISGEKSRDKVVLIQGINTMNLLNSVDLKHYKAGSFK
- a CDS encoding zinc ribbon domain-containing protein, which produces MPIYEYSCKSCGNHFECMQKISEPPIAPCPKCGDTADRIISMTAFSLKGEGWFKDGYAKGKITESSKSKSEGSKTDTTKTK